In the genome of Equus asinus isolate D_3611 breed Donkey chromosome 9, EquAss-T2T_v2, whole genome shotgun sequence, one region contains:
- the GPR151 gene encoding G-protein coupled receptor 151 has protein sequence MEKVMLAAAFADSNSSTMNVSSAHLHFAGGYLPSDSKDWRTIVPALLVAVCLVGFVGNLCVMGTLLHRAWKGKPSMIHSLILNLSLADLSLLLFSVPVRATAYSKGVWDLGWFVCKSSDWFIHTCMAAKSLTIVAVAKVCFMYASDPAKQVSIHNCTIWSVLVAIWVVASLLPLPEWFFSTTRHYAGVEMCLMDVPAVAKEFMSMFGKLYPLLVFCFPLLFASFYFWRAYGQCQKRGTKTQNLRNQMRSRQLTVMLLSIAIISAILWLPEWVAWLWIWHVKAGGPAPPQGFIALSQVLMFSISSANPLIFLVMSEEFKEGFKGLWKWMITKKHPTASESQEIPTGNSEVLPDNVPSLESPTSTREKEETGSPSSSKEKSDKAEIPILPDVEQFWHERDTVPCVQDNDPMPWEHEDQETGGDCDK, from the coding sequence ATGGAAAAGGTGATGCTGGCAGCTGCCTTTGCAGACTCCAACTCCAGCACCATGAATGTGTCTTCTGCTCACCTCCACTTTGCTGGAGGGTACCTGCCTTCTGACTCCAAGGACTGGAGGACTATAGTCCCAGCTCTCTTGGTGGCTGTCTGCCTGGTGGGCTTCGTGGGAAACCTGTGTGTGATGGGCACCCTCCTTCATCGTGCTTGGAAAGGAAAGCCATCCATGATCCACTCCCTGATTCTGAATCTCAGCCTGGCtgatctctctctcctgctcttttCTGTGCCTGTCCGAGCTACAGCATACTCCAAAGGTGTTTGGGATCTAGGCTGGTTTGTCTGCAAGTCCTCTGACTGGTTCATCCACACATGCATGGCAGCCAAGAGCCTGACAATCGTTGCAGTGGCCAAAGTATGCTTCATGTATGCAAGTGACCCAGCCAAGCAAGTAAGTATCCACAACTGCACCATCTGGTCAGTGCTGGTGGCCATCTGGGTTGTGGCCAGCCTGCTACCTTTACCAGAATGGTTCTTTAGCACCACTAGGCATTACGCAGGTGTGGAAATGTGCCTCATGGATGTACCCGCTGTGGCCAAAGAGTTCATGTCAATGTTTGGTAAGCTCTACCCTCTCCTGGTATTTTGCTTTCCATTACTCTTCGCCAGCTTTTATTTCTGGAGAGCTTATGGCCAATGCCAAAAACGAGGAACTAAGACTCAAAATCTTAGAAACCAGATGCGCTCAAGGCAACTCACAGTGATGCTGCTGAGCATTGCCATCATCTCTGCTATTCTGTGGCTCCCTGAATGGGTAGCTTGGCTGTGGATATGGCACGTGAAAGCTGGAGGCCCAGCCCCACCACAAGGTTTTATAGCCCTATCTCAAGTTCTaatgttttccatctcttcagCAAATCCTCTCATTTTTCTAGTGATGTCAGAGGAGTTCAAGGAAGGCTTCAAAGGCTTATGGAAATGGATGATAACCAAAAAACATCCCACTGCCTCTGAGTCTCAGGAAATACCAACTGGTAACTCAGAGGTCCTTCCTGACAATGTGCCATCTCTAGAGTCCCCAACATCCACACGAGAGAAAGAGGAAACtggctctccctcctccagcaaAGAGAAAAGCGACAAGGCAGAGATTCCCATCCTCCCTGATGTAGAGCAGTTTTGGCATGAGAGGGACACAGTCCCTTGTGTACAAGACAATGACCCTATGCCCTGGGAACATGAAGATCAAGAGACAGGCGGAGATTGTGATAAATAG